A DNA window from Aminipila luticellarii contains the following coding sequences:
- the cobT gene encoding nicotinate-nucleotide--dimethylbenzimidazole phosphoribosyltransferase, giving the protein MKTLDEVLKGIKGADQEALEEAQKHMDGLIKPLGSLGKLETMAVKMAGITGKVKNQVEKKCSIVMVADNGICEEGVAGSPQDITLIQGMNMTKGICGMGVLSAHAGADIKVVDIGIMSDYNNDKVYNRKIKYGTDNFAKGPAMSREEAIKAMEVGIEMVELAVSEGYQLIGTGEMGIGNTSSTSAVFMAMTGESAENAVGKGGGLTDEALVHKKQVISHALQLNHPNSKDPIDVVAKVGGLDIAGMAGCFLGAAYFRAPIVIDGVISALSAYVAAQMNPLVKDFIFSSHKSQEPVYDLIFKELGMEPILEMDMRLGEGTGCALAFHIISAACAVMNNMATFDDIKYDDSYRIDIRK; this is encoded by the coding sequence ATGAAAACATTAGATGAAGTTTTAAAAGGAATAAAGGGAGCAGATCAGGAAGCTTTAGAAGAAGCACAGAAGCACATGGACGGTCTGATCAAGCCTTTGGGCAGTCTGGGGAAGCTGGAGACCATGGCTGTTAAAATGGCAGGAATCACAGGGAAGGTCAAGAATCAAGTAGAGAAAAAATGTTCCATTGTCATGGTAGCCGACAACGGGATATGTGAGGAAGGGGTGGCGGGTTCACCGCAGGATATCACGCTGATTCAGGGAATGAATATGACAAAGGGAATTTGCGGCATGGGCGTCTTATCCGCACATGCAGGCGCTGATATAAAAGTTGTGGATATAGGTATTATGTCTGATTACAATAACGACAAGGTCTACAATAGAAAAATCAAATATGGAACGGATAATTTCGCAAAAGGACCGGCGATGAGCCGTGAGGAAGCCATAAAAGCTATGGAGGTAGGAATTGAAATGGTGGAGTTGGCTGTTTCAGAAGGGTATCAGCTTATCGGAACAGGAGAAATGGGCATTGGGAACACCAGTTCTACCAGTGCCGTATTTATGGCTATGACAGGAGAATCTGCCGAGAATGCGGTGGGTAAGGGCGGCGGACTTACAGATGAAGCTCTTGTACATAAAAAACAGGTAATTTCCCATGCGCTCCAGTTAAATCATCCCAATTCGAAGGATCCGATTGATGTAGTGGCGAAGGTCGGCGGGCTGGATATTGCCGGCATGGCCGGGTGCTTTTTAGGCGCAGCATATTTCAGAGCTCCGATTGTTATCGACGGGGTCATATCGGCGTTGTCCGCCTATGTGGCAGCCCAGATGAATCCTCTGGTGAAGGACTTTATTTTTTCCAGTCATAAATCGCAGGAGCCGGTTTACGATTTGATTTTTAAAGAGCTTGGAATGGAACCCATCCTGGAAATGGACATGAGGCTGGGTGAAGGCACGGGATGTGCGCTGGCTTTTCATATTATATCGGCAGCCTGTGCGGTCATGAACAACATGGCCACCTTTGATGATATAAAATATGATGATTCCTATCGAATTGATATTAGAAAATAA
- a CDS encoding P-loop NTPase family protein, with protein MEKFYLDQFLVQEAERKFKSLFHFDTLCKLINLEFQQEWEEDNKDIQRMLSIQKNAIIGFEKEVLYFKNKIKYYVKKHHAEETEYPPWYKSLEEAVYHENWGLAGIAEWFSAEYAQSSSCKVIGERIYFQESGKMILKPQTISQERREQLIRAFLLLTPEERPDKDFHELYTLDGTRITVFRGTSVKAGQDVIIFRRYIIPEYTFEEQAKRGTIPWDSIPLFKEIVRLGYSVAVTGAMKSGKTSFLATLQSYEDESLEGVMLETDPEISLHQLIPKAPIVQILAKEDKLKTVIKHLLRSDADYLIMAEARDGLALDTVLRIASKGTRRLKVTFHERNPMNFPYDVAAEIVLSLGGDMKLIAKRTADSFDYIFHFVQLRDKSQKRLKGIYEIALDKETDEITITQICAYHYATDSWSWRYKIGKGKAAAGEEENLESFQRFSQILEGLARKNPWGTGGTHCETNHKQFN; from the coding sequence ATGGAAAAATTTTATTTAGATCAGTTCCTAGTCCAAGAGGCAGAGAGGAAATTTAAGAGCCTGTTCCATTTTGATACCTTATGCAAGCTTATCAATTTAGAATTTCAGCAGGAATGGGAGGAGGATAACAAAGATATACAGCGGATGCTTTCCATACAGAAAAATGCCATTATAGGTTTTGAAAAAGAGGTGCTGTATTTCAAAAATAAAATAAAATATTATGTAAAGAAGCATCACGCGGAGGAAACGGAATATCCCCCATGGTACAAGAGCCTTGAAGAAGCCGTATATCATGAAAATTGGGGACTGGCAGGGATTGCCGAATGGTTTTCGGCAGAGTATGCCCAAAGCAGTTCCTGCAAGGTCATCGGGGAACGGATTTATTTTCAGGAAAGTGGGAAAATGATATTGAAGCCTCAGACCATTTCACAGGAACGGCGGGAACAGCTGATTAGAGCTTTTCTCCTTTTGACGCCCGAAGAGCGCCCAGATAAGGATTTTCACGAGCTGTATACGCTGGACGGAACCAGAATAACCGTATTCAGAGGAACCTCCGTAAAGGCAGGGCAGGATGTGATTATTTTCAGAAGATATATCATACCGGAGTATACCTTTGAAGAGCAGGCAAAGCGGGGAACCATTCCGTGGGACAGTATTCCGCTTTTTAAGGAGATTGTCCGGCTAGGCTATTCGGTAGCCGTTACGGGAGCTATGAAAAGCGGAAAAACATCTTTTCTGGCAACATTACAGAGTTATGAAGATGAAAGCCTGGAAGGGGTCATGCTGGAAACGGATCCGGAGATCAGTCTGCATCAATTAATTCCGAAGGCACCGATTGTTCAAATACTGGCAAAAGAGGATAAGCTAAAAACGGTCATAAAGCATCTGCTCCGAAGCGATGCCGATTATCTGATCATGGCGGAGGCCAGAGACGGGCTTGCACTGGATACGGTGCTCCGCATCGCCAGTAAGGGGACAAGACGGCTAAAAGTGACCTTTCACGAAAGAAACCCCATGAATTTTCCGTATGACGTAGCCGCTGAAATTGTGCTGAGCCTGGGAGGTGATATGAAGCTCATTGCAAAAAGAACAGCAGACAGCTTTGATTACATTTTCCACTTTGTTCAATTAAGAGATAAAAGCCAGAAACGGCTGAAAGGCATTTATGAAATAGCTTTGGATAAGGAGACGGATGAAATCACCATAACGCAGATTTGTGCCTATCATTACGCTACAGATAGTTGGAGCTGGCGGTATAAAATCGGAAAGGGCAAAGCCGCAGCGGGGGAAGAAGAAAATCTGGAAAGCTTTCAGCGCTTTTCACAGATTTTAGAAGGGCTGGCTCGCAAAAATCCTTGGGGGACAGGAGGGACGCATTGTGAAACAAATCATAAACAGTTTAATTGA
- a CDS encoding CpaB family protein, producing the protein MKRKIIRPLLGIMLIILSILAMIWWEKSGREQMVMDSVMVAKESIERGTVIRAKDFMEIKNIPESTVPGAITPQDFYRIKGLVAHQDIPKLAQVIPDMFIKRNKLLLEGASIFSIKDSWIDSRSSSLRKGDVIDMFDDTGRLYVGTFQVAYVKDSNEQEVIGTEENISDEILQRNFSSSVISHVEIIASLKDYQKIRELAEGQGMKFLIIQKGENVI; encoded by the coding sequence ATGAAGCGAAAGATTATTCGGCCCTTATTGGGAATTATGTTAATTATACTGTCTATACTGGCCATGATATGGTGGGAAAAGTCCGGAAGGGAGCAGATGGTCATGGACAGCGTAATGGTTGCAAAAGAAAGCATTGAAAGGGGAACCGTTATACGGGCAAAGGATTTTATGGAAATAAAAAACATTCCGGAGAGTACCGTTCCCGGAGCCATAACTCCACAGGATTTTTACAGAATAAAAGGATTGGTAGCCCATCAAGATATTCCAAAGCTGGCTCAGGTTATTCCGGATATGTTCATTAAAAGAAATAAGCTGTTATTGGAAGGAGCTTCAATTTTTTCCATTAAGGATAGTTGGATTGACAGCAGGAGCAGTTCTCTTAGAAAAGGCGACGTGATAGATATGTTTGATGACACCGGACGACTATACGTTGGAACCTTTCAGGTTGCTTATGTGAAGGATTCCAATGAACAGGAGGTCATTGGTACGGAAGAAAATATCAGTGATGAGATTTTACAGCGAAATTTCAGCAGCTCGGTCATATCCCACGTAGAAATTATTGCTTCTCTGAAAGACTATCAAAAGATCCGGGAACTGGCAGAAGGGCAGGGAATGAAATTTTTGATTATACAGAAAGGAGAAAATGTGATATGA
- a CDS encoding nitroreductase, with the protein MKSTLQDLKTRRSCRKYRVEQIKEEELNEILEAGTYAPSGMGAQSPVIVAVQNREIIRKLSKMNAQIAGVDMDPFYGAPTVIIVLADRKTVTYVEDGSLVLGNLMNAAHAIGIGSCWIHRAKEEFESPEGKELLKVWGLGEDYVGIGHCILGYEQDTGSAKPRKSDFVIRV; encoded by the coding sequence ATGAAGTCGACCTTACAAGATCTAAAAACCAGAAGAAGCTGCAGAAAATACCGGGTAGAGCAGATAAAAGAGGAAGAACTGAATGAAATACTGGAGGCCGGTACGTATGCACCCAGTGGTATGGGCGCCCAGTCACCGGTCATAGTGGCAGTACAAAACCGGGAGATCATCCGGAAACTTTCTAAAATGAACGCACAAATTGCAGGTGTGGATATGGATCCTTTTTATGGAGCCCCTACGGTGATCATTGTCCTTGCAGACAGAAAAACGGTAACCTATGTGGAGGATGGAAGCCTTGTACTTGGAAATCTGATGAATGCCGCACATGCAATCGGTATCGGCTCCTGTTGGATACACCGTGCTAAAGAAGAATTTGAAAGCCCGGAGGGAAAAGAACTGCTAAAAGTCTGGGGACTAGGAGAAGACTATGTCGGCATAGGGCATTGTATCTTGGGGTATGAACAAGATACGGGTTCAGCAAAACCAAGAAAGAGCGATTTTGTTATAAGAGTGTAA
- a CDS encoding ABC-F family ATP-binding cassette domain-containing protein — protein MSLLIVENVSHGFGGRTILEDASFRLLKGEHVGLIGANGEGKSTFLNIIIGNIQPDEGKVEWSKNVTVGYLDQHSSLKSGMTIRDVLREAFKNMFELEKKMLSMYDQMADENADVDALMEEAGEIQQILDHSGFYTIDAKINEIAGGLGLASIGLDKDVSELSGGQRTKVLLTKLLLEDPSILLLDEPTNYLDFEHIEWLKRYLQEYENAFILISHDVEFLNSVVNVIYHVNNGELTRYTGDYDNFLHMHEIKQKQQERAYERQQAEIERMEDFIARNKARVATRGMANSRQKMLDRIEVIEKPREKPKPSFQFREARTPSRYLVQTKDLILGYSEPLTKPLNFEIERGMKLAITGTNGLGKTTLLKTILGKIKALGGTAELGDYLAPGYFEQEAGRDSEITALDYIWSKFPSYTNGEVRAALAKCGLTTEHITSQMRVLSGGENAKVRLCELMQKEANWLILDEPTNHLDVEAKEELKKALMEYKGSILLVCHEPLFYEDWVTDVWNVEDWTLKIV, from the coding sequence ATGAGTTTATTAATAGTAGAAAATGTATCCCACGGCTTTGGCGGCAGAACCATATTAGAAGATGCTTCTTTTCGCCTGCTGAAAGGAGAGCACGTCGGTCTAATCGGAGCTAACGGAGAGGGAAAGTCCACCTTTCTAAACATTATCATTGGAAATATACAGCCGGATGAAGGAAAAGTGGAATGGTCAAAAAACGTTACAGTGGGCTATCTGGATCAGCACTCTTCGCTGAAATCAGGCATGACGATCCGGGATGTCCTTCGGGAGGCTTTCAAAAATATGTTCGAGCTGGAGAAAAAGATGCTTTCCATGTACGATCAGATGGCGGATGAAAATGCCGACGTAGATGCCTTGATGGAAGAAGCAGGGGAAATACAGCAAATTTTAGACCACAGCGGTTTTTACACCATCGATGCTAAAATCAACGAAATAGCCGGAGGCCTGGGTCTGGCTTCCATCGGATTGGACAAGGATGTCTCCGAGCTCTCCGGTGGGCAGAGGACCAAGGTTCTGCTAACAAAGCTTTTATTAGAAGACCCTTCTATTCTCCTGCTGGACGAACCCACCAACTATTTAGATTTTGAACATATCGAATGGCTGAAAAGATACCTTCAGGAATATGAAAATGCCTTTATTTTGATTTCTCACGATGTGGAATTCCTGAATTCTGTGGTAAATGTGATTTATCACGTCAATAACGGGGAATTGACCCGATATACCGGTGACTACGATAATTTCCTTCACATGCATGAGATCAAGCAAAAACAGCAGGAGCGGGCATACGAACGTCAACAGGCTGAAATTGAACGAATGGAGGATTTTATCGCCAGAAACAAGGCTCGGGTTGCCACCAGAGGCATGGCAAACAGCCGTCAGAAAATGCTGGATCGAATCGAAGTGATTGAAAAGCCCCGGGAAAAACCGAAGCCGTCTTTTCAGTTCAGGGAAGCCAGAACCCCCAGCAGATATCTGGTTCAGACAAAAGATCTTATCCTTGGTTACAGCGAGCCTCTTACCAAGCCTCTGAACTTTGAAATAGAACGGGGTATGAAGCTGGCTATTACCGGAACAAACGGCCTTGGAAAGACCACGCTCTTGAAAACGATTTTAGGTAAGATCAAGGCATTGGGAGGAACCGCTGAGCTGGGTGATTACCTTGCTCCCGGCTATTTTGAGCAGGAAGCGGGAAGAGACAGTGAAATCACCGCTCTGGACTATATCTGGAGCAAGTTTCCTTCCTATACAAACGGAGAAGTCCGTGCTGCTCTGGCAAAATGCGGATTGACCACAGAGCACATCACTAGTCAGATGCGAGTCCTGAGCGGCGGAGAAAATGCCAAAGTACGTCTCTGCGAACTCATGCAAAAGGAAGCCAACTGGTTAATTTTGGATGAGCCGACAAATCATTTAGATGTGGAAGCCAAGGAGGAGCTGAAAAAGGCTTTAATGGAATATAAAGGCTCGATCCTTCTGGTCTGTCATGAGCCCCTGTTTTATGAGGATTGGGTGACCGACGTATGGAATGTGGAGGATTGGACATTAAAAATCGTATAA
- the rpe gene encoding ribulose-phosphate 3-epimerase, with protein sequence MVRLAPSILSADFSKLGEQVSLIEKAGAQVIHVDVMDGHFVPNISYGATVMKSLCGKTKLPFDVHLMIEHPDQYAEDFVTDQTEFIVVHQEACPHLHRTIQHIRSLGVKAGVAINPATSLSTLDFILEEVDLVLVMSVNPGFGGQKFIPSALAKVEALKQIKEMHGLGYEIEIDGGIGLDNVEEVIQAGVELVVAGSAVFGAPNIDARVKEFLNIFNRS encoded by the coding sequence ATGGTAAGATTAGCCCCTTCAATATTATCCGCAGATTTTTCGAAGCTGGGAGAGCAGGTAAGCCTGATCGAAAAGGCAGGCGCTCAAGTAATTCATGTAGATGTCATGGACGGACATTTTGTTCCGAACATCAGCTATGGAGCAACCGTCATGAAAAGCCTCTGCGGGAAAACAAAGCTGCCTTTTGATGTTCATCTGATGATTGAACATCCGGATCAATATGCGGAGGATTTTGTCACAGATCAGACGGAGTTCATCGTGGTTCATCAGGAAGCCTGTCCGCATCTTCATCGAACCATTCAACATATAAGATCACTGGGCGTAAAAGCTGGTGTGGCCATTAATCCGGCAACCTCCTTGAGCACCTTGGATTTTATACTGGAGGAGGTGGATCTGGTTCTTGTCATGTCCGTAAATCCAGGATTTGGCGGACAAAAGTTCATTCCCTCGGCATTGGCTAAGGTGGAAGCATTGAAACAAATAAAAGAGATGCACGGCTTAGGCTATGAAATTGAAATAGATGGGGGGATCGGGCTGGATAATGTGGAAGAAGTGATTCAGGCCGGTGTGGAACTGGTGGTGGCCGGTTCAGCAGTATTTGGCGCGCCGAATATAGATGCTCGAGTTAAAGAGTTTTTGAATATTTTTAATAGGTCATGA
- the rsgA gene encoding ribosome small subunit-dependent GTPase A, producing MEGIIIKGIAGFYYVKAGDAVYQCKGRGLFKKDGRKLAVGDVVQIQLNEGSDALITEIRERKNSFVRPPIVNVDCFAVVFSVTQPEPNFSIIDRFLVMAEKSNMDIILCANKVDLAKEAELHKLESIYGKIYPIVFLSGRTGQGIEELKTLLTGKKCALAGPSGVGKSTILNALEPRVSVETGEISEKTKRGKHTTRHVEIFDTAFGAMIFDTPGFTSFEVLEAEEEELAQLYPEMQEYLGQCRYDNCRHLKEPDCRIREAVAEGKISQSRYSSYVEQIKEIREKSKKW from the coding sequence ATGGAAGGAATAATCATAAAAGGGATTGCCGGCTTTTACTATGTAAAGGCCGGAGATGCTGTTTATCAATGTAAGGGCAGAGGTCTGTTCAAAAAAGACGGCAGGAAGCTTGCTGTGGGAGATGTGGTTCAAATCCAGTTAAATGAGGGCAGTGATGCCCTCATTACTGAAATCAGAGAACGAAAGAATTCTTTCGTGCGGCCTCCTATCGTGAACGTGGATTGCTTTGCCGTTGTTTTTTCCGTCACGCAGCCAGAACCTAATTTTTCTATTATTGATCGGTTTTTAGTCATGGCGGAGAAGAGCAACATGGACATCATCCTGTGTGCGAATAAGGTAGATCTGGCAAAAGAAGCAGAACTCCATAAACTGGAATCCATCTATGGGAAAATTTATCCCATAGTATTTCTCAGCGGCAGAACGGGACAGGGCATTGAGGAACTAAAAACGCTTCTGACCGGTAAAAAATGTGCGCTGGCAGGACCTTCCGGTGTGGGAAAGTCCACTATTTTAAATGCACTGGAGCCTAGAGTTTCTGTGGAAACAGGAGAAATCAGCGAAAAAACAAAGAGAGGGAAGCATACCACTCGGCATGTGGAAATCTTTGATACAGCTTTTGGAGCGATGATTTTCGATACGCCGGGTTTTACTTCGTTTGAAGTTCTTGAAGCGGAGGAAGAAGAACTGGCGCAGCTGTATCCGGAGATGCAGGAATATTTGGGACAATGCAGATATGATAATTGCAGGCACCTCAAAGAACCGGACTGCCGAATAAGAGAAGCCGTAGCGGAAGGAAAAATAAGCCAAAGCAGATACAGCTCTTATGTGGAGCAGATAAAAGAAATAAGGGAGAAAAGTAAAAAATGGTAA
- the pknB gene encoding Stk1 family PASTA domain-containing Ser/Thr kinase has product MSRVLAGRYELLEQIGEGGMAVVYKSRDKLLNRYVAIKILKPEFTKDLKLVDSFKKESQAAASLVHPNIVGVYDVGREGNINYIVMELVEGKILSDIIKEEGPLDYKRAINIGQQIAAGLSCAHKNHIIHKDVKPHNVLVTNDGVAKITDFGIAKFVDNATIVGNADTVMGSVHYFSPEQARGGYVDEKSDIYSLGIVMYEMVTGKVPFDGDNPVTVALMHMNNEMVPPSQIVSGIPPVLEQIIMKATDKIQVNRFKSADEMMEALKNVDLISSIVGDSVYLHRGNGGNSRPNNPLEKVEDREIIPAEGEIVDMGKKNKNGKKKVRLNKVKITAIVIALICAIPVSGLIYHLISSSGGEITVPDLSGKTVTEATEELEKLGLNLEEGDKVYDSEYDEGQIVSQDPDADSKVKKGKVVTVSISKGAKEGTVPNIVGKSYDDAVYLIKKYGYEVGDVTIGESDLPKDTVITQTPEAGDEVKPGRSIDFVVSAGEDESKVTMPKLLGLTLEKAKEELKEAGLTVGATDEGTSDVYSAGQIMWQQIGAGESVEKGASVNLKISSGTEASGPKTVALNIDFSDAKNLVFFLTVTVSDESGTRNIFTRDQRLKEQGSEELSLTGTGQGTVTVLFDNEVALKKNVNFNTGEIY; this is encoded by the coding sequence ATGAGCAGAGTATTAGCGGGCAGATATGAATTGCTGGAGCAGATCGGCGAAGGCGGTATGGCCGTTGTATATAAATCGAGAGATAAGCTTTTAAATAGATATGTAGCAATTAAAATTTTAAAACCGGAATTTACAAAGGATCTAAAGCTGGTCGACAGCTTTAAGAAAGAATCACAGGCAGCCGCCAGTCTGGTTCATCCGAATATAGTGGGAGTCTACGATGTAGGAAGAGAGGGCAATATCAACTATATCGTAATGGAACTGGTAGAAGGAAAAATTCTGAGCGATATTATCAAGGAAGAAGGTCCTCTGGATTATAAGAGGGCAATCAATATCGGGCAGCAGATTGCTGCCGGACTTTCCTGCGCCCATAAAAACCATATTATACATAAAGATGTGAAACCACACAATGTATTGGTAACAAACGACGGGGTAGCTAAGATCACGGATTTTGGAATCGCAAAGTTTGTGGACAATGCTACAATTGTAGGCAATGCCGATACGGTGATGGGTTCTGTGCACTATTTCTCACCGGAACAGGCGAGAGGCGGGTATGTGGACGAAAAATCCGACATCTATTCTCTGGGTATTGTCATGTACGAAATGGTTACCGGAAAAGTGCCTTTTGACGGAGATAATCCCGTGACGGTAGCACTGATGCACATGAACAACGAGATGGTTCCTCCTTCTCAAATTGTTAGCGGGATACCGCCTGTTTTAGAACAGATTATCATGAAAGCGACGGATAAGATTCAGGTAAACCGGTTCAAATCTGCCGATGAAATGATGGAAGCTTTAAAAAATGTAGACTTGATATCGAGCATAGTGGGAGATTCTGTTTATCTGCACCGGGGAAACGGCGGTAACAGCAGGCCGAATAATCCTTTGGAAAAGGTGGAGGATAGAGAGATTATTCCTGCAGAAGGGGAAATAGTAGACATGGGAAAAAAGAATAAAAACGGTAAGAAGAAGGTTCGCCTGAATAAGGTGAAGATCACAGCCATTGTGATTGCACTGATCTGTGCCATTCCTGTCAGCGGACTGATCTACCATTTGATTTCTTCCTCGGGAGGAGAGATTACGGTTCCGGATTTGTCGGGAAAAACGGTTACGGAAGCAACAGAAGAATTAGAAAAATTAGGACTGAATCTGGAAGAGGGCGATAAGGTATATGACAGCGAGTATGATGAAGGTCAAATCGTATCGCAGGATCCGGATGCGGATTCCAAGGTGAAAAAAGGAAAAGTGGTCACTGTCAGCATCAGCAAAGGCGCCAAGGAGGGAACGGTGCCGAATATCGTAGGAAAGAGCTATGATGATGCGGTATATCTGATTAAAAAGTATGGCTACGAAGTGGGTGATGTGACCATTGGTGAAAGTGATCTGCCAAAGGATACCGTAATCACTCAGACTCCGGAGGCAGGAGATGAAGTCAAGCCGGGTCGTTCTATCGATTTTGTTGTCAGCGCGGGAGAAGATGAAAGCAAGGTAACTATGCCTAAATTATTGGGACTCACCCTTGAAAAGGCAAAGGAAGAGCTGAAGGAGGCAGGGCTTACGGTAGGAGCAACAGATGAGGGTACCAGTGATGTATACAGTGCGGGACAAATCATGTGGCAGCAGATCGGTGCCGGAGAATCTGTGGAGAAAGGAGCCTCCGTCAATTTAAAAATCAGTTCGGGAACGGAAGCCTCTGGACCGAAAACGGTAGCCTTGAATATTGATTTCAGTGACGCGAAGAACCTGGTCTTTTTCTTAACCGTCACGGTTTCCGATGAATCGGGAACCCGAAATATATTTACAAGAGATCAGAGATTGAAAGAACAGGGCAGTGAAGAACTTTCTCTGACGGGAACCGGACAGGGAACGGTTACAGTTTTATTTGATAATGAGGTGGCCTTGAAGAAAAATGTGAACTTCAATACCGGAGAAATTTATTAA
- a CDS encoding Stp1/IreP family PP2C-type Ser/Thr phosphatase produces MVQVGFKSDRGLKRKNNEDSCFVIPEDKIYIVADGVGGNNSGEVASRSAVSFVADYIKKNPVKLAKGREEIKNYFIKCIDEANSLICSLSRDNAENQGMATTLVLAYVIRRKAYIVNIGDSRAYLMRNGNLIQITEDHTYVNTLIKSGALTEDAARNHSKRHIITRALGGEDAVEPDIFEVKLMKDDILLLCTDGLHGEVEDSKICEILASGQQMSELCNQLITRANRSGGNDNITVVCVKM; encoded by the coding sequence ATGGTTCAAGTAGGTTTTAAAAGTGACCGAGGCCTGAAAAGAAAAAATAACGAGGATTCCTGTTTTGTCATACCGGAGGATAAGATTTATATTGTTGCCGACGGTGTGGGCGGAAACAATTCAGGTGAAGTTGCAAGCCGCAGTGCGGTCAGTTTTGTAGCGGACTACATCAAAAAGAATCCCGTTAAATTGGCAAAGGGCCGGGAAGAAATTAAAAATTATTTTATAAAATGTATAGACGAGGCGAATTCCTTAATCTGCAGCCTGTCCCGTGACAATGCAGAAAATCAAGGAATGGCTACTACTTTAGTTTTGGCGTATGTGATCAGGAGAAAGGCTTATATTGTCAATATAGGCGACAGCAGAGCTTATTTAATGAGAAACGGTAATCTGATACAGATTACCGAGGATCATACATACGTTAATACTTTAATTAAGTCTGGAGCCCTTACGGAGGACGCAGCTAGGAATCATTCCAAAAGGCATATCATAACAAGAGCCCTTGGAGGAGAAGATGCAGTAGAACCAGATATTTTTGAAGTAAAACTTATGAAGGACGACATTTTGCTGTTGTGCACCGATGGACTGCACGGAGAGGTAGAGGATAGCAAGATCTGCGAAATCCTTGCTTCCGGGCAGCAAATGTCTGAATTATGCAATCAACTCATAACAAGAGCAAACCGCTCAGGCGGAAATGATAATATCACAGTAGTCTGTGTAAAGATGTAA